A single window of Anaerocolumna chitinilytica DNA harbors:
- a CDS encoding tyrosine-type recombinase/integrase, with the protein MSIYRNDYFKPTTITSKLSGFRQFLSAHDHTNQLLLELPSRLPNERKIIEVYNEQELIAINNTLSSDSLSERDIAISKLLMETGLRGINVCELKLTDIYWDKDIISIIQDKTKQPLNIPLRNSYGNAIADSERTSRQ; encoded by the coding sequence ATGTCTATCTATCGGAACGACTATTTCAAACCAACTACTATTACCAGTAAATTGTCTGGTTTCCGACAGTTTCTGTCTGCTCACGACCATACAAATCAGTTACTACTGGAACTGCCATCACGCCTCCCTAACGAGAGAAAGATCATTGAAGTTTATAATGAACAGGAACTCATAGCCATTAATAATACCCTATCCTCAGATTCCTTATCCGAAAGGGATATAGCCATATCTAAGCTGCTTATGGAGACCGGGCTGCGAGGTATCAATGTCTGTGAGCTGAAACTGACAGATATTTACTGGGACAAGGATATCATCAGTATTATTCAGGATAAAACGAAACAGCCACTGAATATCCCTCTTAGGAATTCATATGGTAATGCTATTGCAGATTCTGAACGAACGTCCCGACAATGA
- a CDS encoding family 16 glycosylhydrolase, translated as MQHFQRKHKGLKQKLLSIILAVAMIALGSYLPVIGTTGKVQAAQTVITSMAYFSASDGPVISHSGVGQASYGFVMPVFNGGAATWQDVASDLKVNVKVNGNWVDIDSTDFVYNQNWGNWSDGGFNGYWFTVSKTTYIQLASRQNGITLNYTLEFTSIPKATITSMAFTQGPAITADATGGCGFTYPIFNGSASVPYAAVAEDLRLFVKPVNSSEWTSIDNNAASGWIYDSNFGQFTDGGGGYWFIVNQSINVKLVSASSGASLIYTINYNTPVRNTYQLTAYDATQYTAGETGAIGVPLPKIDGGAPVKSELDNFVYEIKMNGVWVDLGDYSKSGFRYQSNGYNSLSDANQWGYFADHIYGLWFQPIQVNMDIRIGYPLNGQKGGAIGSNYIYYTFIGNPNAPRPDVSDLGNIPLGTTDNPAISGLNLIWHDEFSSSSLDTSKWSYNTGYYMSDDPNSWGWGNNELEYYTDSTKNIYLSDGKLNITAYNEPKSFPQDPARYATYSSGKITTKNSFSFQGGRIDFRAKLPTGNGIWPALWMLPLEDRYGAWAASGEVDVMEAKGRIPGVTSGALHFGGQWPANRYISGEYAFPSGQTFQNDFHVYSVVWENDNFKWYVDGKCFLKVTKDQWYSVGAPNNTDAPFDQPFYVIMNLAIGGNFDGGLAPSAGDIPATMQVDYVRVYKEANGENPGTVPVTGISLDKSSASLLPGSTLTLTPTVTPNNATNKAVTWSTGNASVATVAGGIVTAVAPGNTVITAKTADGSYQASCTVTVTNPPPTTVTIGDAVKGLKKTGDNLVFYVNGATFADLHYIKNNGGQINVAMTSDGKGNFTYPLNSLANGDTIKYFFTYNPGGGALDTQWLTYIHGVTQGTDGGTASSNVAQGKSLLCSGSESDAFPVSYLTDNNTATRWASNFADDAWFILDLGSSCKISQLILNWEASYGKRYEILTSTDGVNYNSLLNQSNGTGGIETYNVTPVNARYVKFRGIERALPYGYSLWEFQVMGTVN; from the coding sequence ATGCAGCATTTTCAAAGGAAACACAAGGGGTTGAAACAAAAACTGCTAAGTATTATTCTAGCAGTGGCAATGATTGCCTTAGGGTCATATCTGCCGGTTATAGGGACTACGGGGAAAGTTCAGGCAGCGCAGACAGTGATTACATCTATGGCATATTTTTCAGCATCAGACGGTCCGGTTATCTCACACTCCGGCGTAGGACAAGCAAGTTATGGTTTTGTTATGCCTGTTTTTAACGGTGGTGCCGCAACCTGGCAGGATGTGGCTTCCGACCTGAAGGTCAATGTAAAGGTGAACGGAAACTGGGTCGATATCGACAGCACGGATTTTGTTTACAACCAGAACTGGGGAAACTGGAGTGATGGGGGCTTTAACGGTTATTGGTTCACCGTGTCAAAGACTACCTATATTCAGCTTGCTTCCCGCCAGAATGGTATAACACTGAATTATACTTTGGAATTTACCAGCATACCAAAGGCTACGATTACTTCCATGGCCTTTACCCAAGGGCCTGCTATCACTGCCGATGCAACGGGAGGCTGCGGCTTTACCTATCCAATCTTTAATGGTTCTGCTTCCGTTCCTTATGCCGCCGTCGCAGAGGATTTAAGACTCTTTGTAAAACCGGTCAACAGCAGTGAGTGGACAAGCATTGATAACAATGCAGCCAGCGGCTGGATTTATGACAGTAACTTTGGACAGTTTACCGATGGCGGCGGTGGGTATTGGTTTATCGTAAACCAATCCATAAATGTGAAATTGGTTTCCGCTTCCTCCGGTGCTTCTCTTATCTATACCATTAATTACAATACTCCTGTAAGAAATACTTATCAGCTTACCGCTTATGACGCTACACAGTATACGGCCGGTGAGACCGGTGCCATTGGCGTTCCCTTGCCTAAGATTGACGGTGGTGCACCGGTAAAATCAGAGCTTGATAACTTTGTATATGAAATCAAAATGAACGGTGTATGGGTAGACCTTGGGGACTATAGCAAGAGCGGCTTCCGCTATCAGTCAAATGGCTATAACAGCCTATCCGATGCCAACCAATGGGGATATTTTGCCGATCATATTTACGGCCTGTGGTTTCAGCCAATTCAGGTCAATATGGACATTCGTATCGGCTATCCTTTAAATGGCCAAAAGGGCGGTGCCATCGGCAGTAACTATATTTACTATACTTTTATTGGTAACCCTAATGCACCTCGTCCCGATGTATCAGACCTTGGCAATATCCCCCTTGGTACTACGGACAATCCAGCTATCAGTGGTTTAAACCTTATCTGGCATGATGAATTCAGCAGTTCTTCTCTCGATACCAGTAAATGGTCTTATAATACCGGCTATTATATGAGTGATGACCCTAACAGCTGGGGCTGGGGAAATAATGAGTTGGAATATTATACGGACAGTACTAAGAACATCTACCTTTCAGATGGGAAATTAAATATCACCGCTTACAATGAACCCAAGTCCTTCCCACAGGACCCTGCCCGCTATGCAACTTATTCCTCCGGTAAGATTACCACAAAGAACTCTTTCTCCTTCCAGGGCGGAAGAATTGATTTCAGAGCAAAACTTCCTACCGGAAACGGTATCTGGCCAGCCCTTTGGATGCTGCCTTTAGAAGACCGTTACGGTGCATGGGCTGCCTCCGGTGAAGTAGATGTTATGGAAGCAAAGGGAAGAATCCCCGGTGTCACCAGCGGTGCTCTGCACTTTGGTGGTCAATGGCCAGCCAACCGTTACATTAGTGGTGAATATGCATTTCCAAGCGGTCAGACCTTTCAGAATGACTTCCATGTATATAGTGTTGTATGGGAAAATGATAATTTTAAATGGTATGTGGACGGAAAATGCTTCTTAAAGGTTACAAAAGACCAATGGTATTCAGTAGGTGCCCCTAATAATACAGACGCACCTTTTGATCAGCCGTTCTATGTAATTATGAATCTTGCCATCGGCGGTAATTTCGACGGCGGTCTGGCACCAAGTGCAGGTGATATCCCTGCTACTATGCAGGTAGACTATGTACGTGTATATAAAGAAGCAAACGGTGAAAACCCCGGTACTGTTCCTGTAACCGGAATATCACTGGATAAGAGCAGTGCTTCTCTCTTACCCGGAAGTACACTTACTCTTACCCCCACCGTTACTCCTAACAATGCTACCAACAAGGCTGTTACCTGGTCCACCGGCAACGCATCTGTTGCAACAGTAGCAGGCGGTATTGTTACTGCAGTAGCTCCCGGAAATACGGTTATAACCGCCAAAACAGCAGACGGCAGTTACCAGGCTTCCTGTACGGTTACCGTTACAAATCCGCCGCCAACTACTGTTACAATCGGAGATGCCGTCAAAGGCCTTAAGAAGACCGGAGACAATCTGGTATTCTATGTAAACGGTGCAACCTTTGCAGACCTGCATTATATCAAAAACAACGGAGGCCAGATAAATGTTGCCATGACTTCCGACGGAAAAGGTAACTTTACCTATCCTCTGAATTCTCTGGCTAACGGTGATACGATTAAATATTTCTTTACTTACAACCCCGGCGGCGGAGCCCTTGATACCCAGTGGCTTACCTATATTCATGGAGTAACCCAGGGAACAGATGGTGGTACTGCTTCCTCCAATGTTGCACAGGGTAAATCCCTCCTTTGCTCCGGGTCAGAAAGCGATGCTTTCCCAGTATCCTATCTTACAGACAATAACACCGCCACCAGATGGGCTTCTAACTTTGCAGATGATGCCTGGTTCATACTGGACCTCGGAAGCAGCTGCAAAATAAGCCAGTTAATACTAAACTGGGAGGCTTCTTATGGAAAAAGATATGAAATCCTTACCTCTACGGATGGTGTGAATTATAACAGCCTGTTAAACCAGTCAAATGGTACAGGCGGAATCGAAACCTACAACGTAACTCCGGTGAATGCCCGGTATGTGAAATTCAGAGGAATTGAAAGAGCCCTGCCTTACGGTTACTCTCTATGGGAGTTCCAGGTTATGGGTACAGTGAATTGA
- a CDS encoding NHL repeat-containing protein gives MKDVKCCRIIKEIGIERIKKMKISPIDKPVYIEIYNNKLIIIDDGKSQNWIFDIQEQKLTRFPFINMKCDTNRIKSAHKMGNNEFLIVCGNHPREILCIDDTGKIIKKLFDSNKINEVHWPSMAITYKDYVIIADQESVIDGEYLSAGIVILHKDKVIWQWRPGKEILGEATYIDVLQGKEIIITDTILHQVLCVDMDKNIVWSYGNRGRPGSNFGYLSGPLCARCSSRNTVLISDTRNNRILELNQEGQLIGSILPILDEERAMIGPFCCPAVIVSLPNENLIVADTGNNRVICVSKTGEVIWYIGQKEVPRRFLSFPRSIEKTDDNKWLVADTNNNRVIEIDANNKIYWSYGDKDAVFNAKLYWPRCARMGNNEDIIIADSLNNRILVVDRLGKTLYEISNIINRNGCTIKLLDVHDIYVTSHNTLIIVDSESAYVAEIDYSGSIHWLVNQDSNGIKFRDPHQVSMNKDNTLTVVDSIGIWILEFRSGTVLGRITELTDKENMTIKFSCPKAICDTETITVYSDIFRMDYNLIVYDKNKNLLFPIYQESSSNDGYVNPISSFHDPRFIVKNSENSYVISDYSAHRLVVIEIVI, from the coding sequence ATGAAAGATGTAAAATGCTGCAGAATTATTAAGGAAATAGGTATCGAAAGAATTAAAAAAATGAAAATAAGTCCTATAGATAAGCCTGTATATATTGAAATATATAATAACAAGCTTATTATAATTGACGATGGTAAAAGTCAAAATTGGATTTTTGACATTCAAGAACAGAAACTAACAAGATTTCCTTTCATTAATATGAAATGTGATACAAACCGTATAAAATCAGCTCATAAAATGGGAAATAATGAGTTTCTAATTGTTTGTGGTAATCATCCTAGAGAAATTCTTTGTATTGATGACACAGGAAAAATAATAAAGAAATTGTTTGATTCTAATAAAATAAATGAGGTTCATTGGCCGAGCATGGCTATTACGTATAAAGACTATGTAATAATAGCTGATCAAGAATCCGTTATTGATGGTGAATATTTATCAGCGGGTATTGTAATTTTGCATAAGGACAAAGTTATATGGCAGTGGCGTCCTGGTAAAGAGATTTTAGGTGAAGCTACTTACATCGATGTACTACAGGGGAAAGAAATTATTATAACAGATACTATATTACATCAGGTATTATGTGTAGACATGGATAAAAATATTGTTTGGAGTTATGGAAATAGAGGAAGGCCTGGTTCGAACTTCGGATATTTGTCGGGTCCATTATGTGCAAGATGCTCATCAAGAAATACAGTATTAATATCTGATACAAGAAATAATAGAATATTAGAATTAAATCAAGAGGGACAGCTAATAGGAAGCATATTACCAATTTTAGATGAGGAAAGAGCTATGATAGGACCTTTTTGTTGTCCTGCTGTAATAGTAAGTCTTCCTAACGAAAATTTAATTGTAGCAGATACGGGTAATAATAGAGTGATTTGTGTTAGCAAAACAGGAGAGGTCATTTGGTATATAGGACAAAAAGAAGTTCCCCGAAGATTTCTATCCTTTCCTCGTTCAATTGAAAAGACAGATGATAACAAGTGGTTAGTGGCAGATACGAATAATAATAGAGTGATTGAAATTGATGCTAATAACAAAATTTATTGGTCATATGGTGATAAAGATGCTGTATTTAATGCTAAATTATACTGGCCTCGATGTGCTAGAATGGGAAACAATGAAGATATAATAATTGCAGATTCACTAAACAATAGAATTCTAGTTGTAGATAGATTAGGAAAAACTCTTTACGAGATAAGTAATATAATTAACCGCAATGGATGTACCATAAAATTGCTAGATGTTCACGATATTTATGTAACGAGTCATAATACATTGATAATAGTTGATAGTGAATCTGCATATGTAGCAGAAATTGATTATTCTGGGAGTATACATTGGTTAGTAAATCAAGATTCTAATGGAATAAAATTTAGAGATCCGCATCAGGTAAGTATGAATAAAGATAATACATTAACAGTGGTTGATAGTATTGGTATATGGATTCTTGAATTTAGAAGTGGAACAGTCCTAGGACGTATTACTGAACTTACTGATAAAGAGAATATGACAATAAAATTTTCATGTCCTAAAGCTATATGTGATACAGAAACAATTACTGTCTATTCAGATATATTTAGGATGGACTATAACCTTATAGTTTACGATAAAAATAAAAATTTGTTATTTCCAATTTATCAAGAATCATCTTCTAATGATGGTTATGTAAATCCAATATCTTCGTTTCATGATCCACGATTTATTGTTAAAAACAGTGAAAATAGTTATGTTATATCGGATTATTCAGCACATAGATTAGTTGTAATTGAGATAGTAATATAA
- a CDS encoding MurR/RpiR family transcriptional regulator: protein MKYTLKKVKQNILKIYDELTPVEKSVADFFLSNSKVIDFNSRNISKLLYVSEATLSRFAKKCSYKGFREFIFDYKKDLSVSVQEKDFSALAMRVHDNYLKLFDESYELLDEPQMKRIANLVNQCKRVCVYGMGSSGFVANEFRLRFMRTGLYVEAITDSQMIQMNSALVDEENLVIAISLSGKTKEILASIRLAKKRNAKVVLITANKNVKESEYCDEVLYVAMSKDLDSGTMISPQFPILVMIDVFYTYYFENDSFFKAQKHKETLSALNVTQNEK, encoded by the coding sequence ATGAAATATACTCTCAAAAAAGTAAAACAGAACATTCTAAAAATTTATGATGAACTGACACCTGTTGAAAAAAGCGTAGCGGATTTTTTCCTGAGCAATTCAAAAGTAATTGATTTCAATTCCAGAAATATCTCCAAGCTTTTATATGTTTCGGAAGCAACCTTATCCCGTTTTGCCAAAAAATGCAGCTATAAAGGATTCCGGGAGTTTATTTTTGATTATAAGAAAGACCTGTCTGTCAGTGTGCAGGAAAAAGATTTCAGCGCTTTGGCAATGCGGGTTCATGATAATTACCTGAAATTATTCGATGAAAGCTATGAACTGCTAGATGAACCCCAGATGAAACGCATTGCTAACCTGGTCAACCAGTGTAAAAGAGTCTGTGTGTATGGAATGGGAAGCTCCGGCTTTGTGGCCAATGAGTTCAGACTCCGCTTTATGCGGACCGGGCTGTATGTGGAGGCCATTACGGATTCTCAGATGATACAAATGAATTCTGCCCTGGTGGATGAAGAAAACCTGGTGATTGCCATATCTTTAAGCGGGAAAACAAAGGAAATCCTTGCAAGCATCCGTCTGGCAAAAAAACGGAATGCAAAGGTTGTGCTGATAACTGCCAATAAGAATGTGAAAGAAAGTGAATATTGTGACGAAGTGCTCTATGTTGCTATGTCCAAGGATTTGGACAGCGGTACAATGATTTCACCTCAATTTCCTATATTGGTTATGATAGACGTCTTCTATACCTATTATTTTGAAAATGACTCCTTTTTCAAAGCCCAAAAGCACAAGGAGACCCTATCCGCATTAAACGTGACCCAAAATGAAAAATAG
- a CDS encoding phosphotransferase enzyme family protein produces the protein MSHIKITWDLKDIRNVLLDYYGISAQYIETEELSEGEDNLNIKIVSDKYSYVLRCYNYTTDKEIDFELELINYLINKGFNTASIINSVNNGLYCIFCGIKAALFTFEEGNHMNNESLEDALLVTQLIANLHNTAINFSSEVYRSRNDMDRIKAIYKIDKTKIVDSKYNELLINIDNFIYSFKKSLEKNNKNLITGVIHHDANNTNVLFNEMTKNIILLDFDESHITYLINDIASLIHNWAMDENNMEINLDRATKIIQTYNLYRPLSNTEKKMIGDFVLLFQLADVCEYVTRSIIRHPDRLYPVENCYSYKVYKNLIKDLKWQEILSNSI, from the coding sequence ATGAGCCATATTAAAATTACATGGGATTTAAAAGATATTAGAAATGTTTTACTTGATTATTATGGAATTTCAGCTCAATACATTGAAACAGAAGAGTTAAGTGAAGGCGAGGATAATTTAAATATAAAAATAGTTTCAGATAAATATAGTTATGTACTTAGATGTTATAACTATACGACTGATAAAGAAATTGATTTTGAATTAGAATTAATAAATTATTTAATTAATAAAGGGTTTAATACAGCATCAATTATAAATAGTGTAAACAACGGTTTGTATTGCATATTCTGTGGTATAAAAGCTGCTCTATTTACATTTGAAGAAGGTAATCATATGAATAATGAATCATTAGAAGATGCTTTACTAGTTACTCAGCTTATAGCTAATTTACATAATACAGCTATAAATTTTTCTTCTGAAGTATATCGATCTCGAAATGATATGGATAGAATAAAAGCTATTTATAAGATTGATAAAACAAAAATAGTAGACTCGAAATATAATGAATTATTAATAAATATAGATAATTTTATTTATAGTTTTAAAAAAAGTTTAGAAAAAAATAATAAAAATTTAATTACAGGAGTAATTCATCATGATGCAAATAATACGAATGTACTATTCAATGAAATGACTAAAAACATAATATTATTAGATTTTGATGAATCACATATTACATATTTAATAAATGATATAGCGTCATTAATTCATAACTGGGCTATGGATGAGAATAACATGGAAATTAATTTAGATAGAGCTACGAAGATAATACAAACTTATAATTTATATCGTCCCCTTAGTAATACTGAAAAAAAAATGATTGGTGATTTTGTATTATTATTTCAACTTGCCGATGTTTGTGAATATGTCACTAGATCAATTATTCGGCATCCTGATAGGTTATATCCTGTAGAGAATTGTTATTCATATAAAGTTTATAAGAATTTGATAAAAGATCTGAAATGGCAGGAGATATTAAGTAATAGTATATAA
- a CDS encoding ROK family protein, whose protein sequence is MNYIGIDIGGTQVKIGIVDEHGAVGKSSAYDVAFDGYDTPIIDTVITKLSEFMQENRLDNNRIRGIGVSATGQIDTKEGKVAGAAGHIKNWEGCNIRECIKKVYPGPVTVMNDANCAALAEQWIGGVKDAQDAVVVTIGTGVGGGIIANAEILCGTAGGAGEIGHFTIHNNGKRCSCGNRGCYEQYASTTALVRMVNQAQKAGRLKSGLMNSCDINGYTIFEVAGRDSYLDEILDKWIGYVADGLASIIHIFSPKVVLIGGGVSAQQEKFIEPLRIKVLSRIMPTYAKTVVIEAATLGNAAGMIGAVYYCIKHGKA, encoded by the coding sequence ATGAATTATATAGGAATAGATATCGGAGGAACACAGGTTAAAATAGGAATTGTGGATGAACATGGAGCAGTGGGTAAATCCTCAGCCTATGATGTGGCTTTTGATGGCTATGATACTCCTATCATTGATACGGTGATTACTAAATTATCTGAGTTCATGCAGGAAAATAGGCTGGATAACAATCGGATACGCGGAATCGGTGTGTCGGCAACCGGACAGATAGATACAAAGGAAGGAAAGGTAGCCGGAGCAGCCGGACATATCAAAAACTGGGAAGGCTGCAATATACGGGAATGCATCAAAAAGGTATATCCCGGGCCTGTCACTGTTATGAATGATGCTAACTGTGCAGCGTTGGCAGAACAGTGGATTGGTGGGGTAAAAGATGCCCAGGATGCTGTCGTTGTTACCATTGGGACAGGTGTTGGTGGCGGAATTATCGCAAATGCAGAAATTCTATGCGGAACTGCCGGAGGTGCCGGAGAAATAGGACATTTTACCATCCACAATAACGGAAAAAGATGCAGCTGCGGCAACAGAGGCTGCTATGAACAATATGCTTCTACAACTGCACTGGTAAGAATGGTGAATCAAGCGCAGAAAGCGGGAAGATTGAAAAGCGGCCTGATGAATAGCTGTGATATAAACGGCTATACAATTTTCGAAGTAGCGGGCAGAGACAGCTATCTGGATGAAATTCTTGATAAATGGATTGGCTATGTTGCGGACGGACTTGCCAGCATTATACATATATTCAGTCCCAAGGTAGTATTAATAGGCGGGGGTGTGAGCGCACAACAGGAAAAGTTTATAGAGCCTTTACGGATTAAGGTATTGAGCCGTATTATGCCCACCTATGCAAAAACAGTGGTAATTGAAGCTGCAACACTTGGGAATGCCGCGGGTATGATCGGAGCAGTTTATTATTGCATAAAGCATGGGAAAGCTTAA
- a CDS encoding IS66 family transposase produces the protein MFADMLLSQVMHTDCTNAKVNGKSVYVFATPDGKVMYFAREKKGHEGVKSAVVEEYQGTLFYDHESTFFNYGSDHQECLAHVLRYRKDSMGNESDRTWNKQIHSLIRKMIHYRNNLPPETDCSMRLQNSHNQ, from the coding sequence ATGTTTGCAGATATGCTGCTGTCGCAGGTCATGCATACCGACTGCACCAATGCAAAGGTGAATGGGAAAAGTGTATATGTATTTGCAACACCAGACGGGAAAGTCATGTACTTTGCCCGTGAGAAAAAAGGGCACGAAGGAGTAAAATCTGCTGTGGTTGAAGAATACCAAGGAACTCTGTTTTATGATCATGAAAGCACTTTTTTCAACTATGGCAGCGATCATCAGGAGTGTCTTGCACATGTCTTACGTTATCGCAAAGACAGCATGGGTAATGAGTCTGACCGCACATGGAATAAACAGATACATTCACTAATACGGAAAATGATTCATTATCGAAATAATCTTCCACCTGAAACAGATTGCAGTATGCGATTACAGAATTCCCACAACCAATAA
- a CDS encoding site-specific integrase — translation MVMLLQILNERPDNDSEYLFLRSLAPYEKLEGTGAVWYIPMLVEAKADIRKEGRMTGSLFTRHNAASTVLRSESGVYEDGE, via the coding sequence ATGGTAATGCTATTGCAGATTCTGAACGAACGTCCCGACAATGATTCAGAGTACCTATTCTTAAGGAGCCTGGCACCATATGAAAAACTGGAAGGGACGGGTGCGGTATGGTATATTCCGATGCTGGTGGAAGCGAAGGCGGATATCCGTAAAGAAGGCAGAATGACCGGAAGTCTTTTTACCCGACACAACGCCGCTTCAACAGTGCTCCGGTCAGAAAGCGGGGTGTATGAGGATGGAGAATAA